The Verrucomicrobium spinosum DSM 4136 = JCM 18804 genome includes a region encoding these proteins:
- a CDS encoding DEAD/DEAH box helicase, producing MAETLPPMDAPLMSEAPVAPVADVPPTRPAGDRKLFTELGLAPDILKAMTALGFEQPSPIQEKGIPPALEGRDVVGQSQTGSGKTMAFAIPVVQKIDPRDRGVRALIMCPTRELAMQVCEEVAKLTVHKPGLKALPIYGGATYDRQIRGLRDGAQIVVGTPGRILDFLERGMLRLDALQTLVFDEADEMLDMGFREDIDSLMALVPENRQTLFFSATLAGPIRHLVESYTKNAALITIEHKALTVPTIEQRYYEVNSRSKIEVLCRLLDIENPRLAIVFANTKKAVDDITDALMARSYGVDRLHGDLNQTMRDRVMKNFRAGNVEVLAATDVAARGLDVDDVDLVVNFDLPYDEEDYVHRIGRTGRAGRSGKAMSLVSGRDIFLLQRIQRYAKVNIARHKVPTREEVDGKRVDTHFAKLQATLEEGKFTSHESTVQRLLDAGHSSTDIASALLHLLLSDSARESEEILEDRPKPERKPRREDRQDYERSGPPQQRFEQREGGREFRPPGPRPQATQEGYTRLFINVGAMDEVTPREISGAIYRTANLPQGSLGRIEIFSKCSYVGVPTEFVQQVLSGIEGSSLRGRSLRMDMADQQEAQGGGAGAGAGGGYQGGGQQDRPRFPRREGGPERRSYGGGGTSSGYSGGQGGGFKKRRPFGNREE from the coding sequence GTGGCTGAGACGTTGCCGCCGATGGATGCCCCCCTCATGTCGGAGGCTCCCGTTGCGCCCGTGGCAGACGTCCCCCCCACCCGTCCGGCCGGGGACCGGAAACTCTTTACCGAGCTGGGCCTCGCCCCAGACATTCTCAAGGCCATGACGGCCCTGGGCTTTGAGCAGCCTTCTCCCATTCAAGAAAAAGGCATCCCCCCCGCACTCGAAGGCCGCGACGTCGTCGGCCAGTCCCAGACCGGCTCCGGCAAGACCATGGCCTTCGCCATCCCGGTCGTGCAGAAGATCGATCCCCGTGACCGCGGCGTGCGCGCCCTCATCATGTGCCCCACACGTGAGCTCGCCATGCAGGTCTGTGAAGAGGTGGCCAAGCTCACCGTCCACAAGCCCGGCCTCAAGGCCCTCCCCATCTACGGCGGTGCCACCTATGACCGCCAGATCCGCGGCCTCCGCGACGGCGCGCAGATCGTCGTCGGCACCCCCGGCCGTATCCTGGACTTCCTTGAGCGCGGCATGCTCCGCCTCGACGCCCTCCAGACCCTCGTCTTCGATGAAGCAGACGAAATGCTCGACATGGGCTTCCGTGAGGACATCGACTCCCTCATGGCCCTCGTGCCGGAGAACCGCCAGACCCTCTTCTTCTCCGCCACCCTCGCCGGACCCATCCGCCATCTGGTGGAGAGCTACACGAAGAACGCCGCGCTCATCACCATCGAGCACAAGGCACTCACCGTGCCGACCATCGAACAGCGCTACTACGAAGTAAACAGCCGCTCCAAGATCGAGGTGCTCTGCCGCCTGCTCGACATCGAGAACCCGCGCCTCGCCATCGTATTCGCGAACACGAAGAAGGCCGTGGACGACATCACTGATGCCCTCATGGCCCGCAGCTATGGGGTGGACCGCCTGCACGGCGACCTCAACCAGACGATGCGCGACCGCGTCATGAAGAACTTCCGCGCCGGCAATGTGGAAGTGCTCGCCGCCACCGACGTGGCCGCCCGTGGCCTGGACGTGGATGACGTGGATCTGGTCGTCAACTTCGACCTCCCCTATGACGAAGAAGACTACGTGCACCGCATCGGCCGTACTGGTCGTGCAGGCCGCAGCGGCAAGGCGATGAGCCTCGTCAGCGGACGCGACATCTTCCTCCTCCAGCGCATCCAGCGCTACGCCAAGGTCAACATCGCGCGCCACAAGGTGCCGACCCGTGAAGAAGTGGACGGCAAGCGGGTGGACACCCACTTCGCCAAGCTGCAAGCCACGCTGGAAGAAGGCAAGTTCACCTCCCACGAGAGCACCGTCCAGCGTCTCCTGGACGCCGGCCACAGCAGCACGGACATCGCCAGCGCCCTGCTCCACCTGCTCCTCTCCGACTCCGCCCGCGAGTCCGAGGAAATTCTCGAGGACCGTCCCAAGCCCGAGCGCAAGCCGCGCCGCGAAGACCGCCAGGACTACGAACGCTCCGGCCCGCCGCAGCAGCGCTTTGAACAGCGCGAAGGCGGCCGTGAATTCCGCCCGCCCGGCCCGCGCCCCCAGGCCACCCAGGAAGGCTACACCCGCCTCTTCATCAATGTAGGTGCCATGGACGAGGTGACCCCGCGCGAGATCTCCGGCGCCATCTACCGCACCGCCAACCTCCCTCAAGGCTCCCTCGGCCGCATCGAGATCTTCTCCAAGTGCAGCTACGTGGGCGTGCCCACAGAATTCGTCCAGCAGGTGCTCAGCGGCATCGAGGGCTCCTCCCTGCGCGGGCGCAGCCTCCGCATGGACATGGCCGACCAGCAGGAAGCCCAAGGCGGCGGTGCTGGCGCAGGTGCTGGTGGCGGTTACCAGGGCGGTGGCCAGCAGGATCGCCCCCGCTTCCCCCGGCGTGAAGGCGGCCCCGAACGCCGCTCCTACGGCGGCGGCGGCACCAGCAGCGGGTACAGCGGCGGCCAGGGCGGTGGCTTCAAAAAACGCCGCCCCTTCGGCAACCGCGAAGAGTAG
- the typA gene encoding translational GTPase TypA has translation MSPANIRNLAIIAHVDHGKTTLVDTLLRASGNFRENQQIAERAMDSMDLEREKGITIKAKNTSVHWNDHIINIVDTPGHADFGGEVERVMKMVDGVMLVVDAYEGPQAQTRFVLRKALQQGLTPIVLINKMDRPHIQPEKVHDNVLELFLELEASEEQFNAVFLYGSARAGWVSDSPEGEHHAMEFLLEKIVKHISPPKAEPEGSFEMLVSNIDWDNFVGRVAIGKVTRGSVKMGDRVYLLGKTPEESAKAIKVTKVFQYTGLGVSENAEGTAGDIVGISGFEDVDIGQTVAGSADAEGLPFVAIDPPTIVMQFAVNDGPLAGREGEHVTSRKIRERLFKEAKMNVSISIEDTDLAGVFNVSARGAMQIAVLVEQMRREGFEVVISRPMVITKRVDGVLCEPFETLYVEVPEDYVGGVMKSLAERKGRIEDMKTHAHGSTLVATVPTRGLIGFEFELMNLSSGHGIHSHLFKEYAPHAGPMQTRSTGTLISTESGEATTYALDTIQVRGKLFVAPGDQIYDGMIIGENPRMDDLPVNPTRSKQLTNFRAAGNDKSAALPPPIRFSLERAIEYVAPDELVEATPKSIRLRKRTLDSTVRAREKKKLEAEMEAV, from the coding sequence ATGTCACCCGCAAACATCCGTAACCTCGCCATCATCGCCCACGTTGACCATGGCAAAACCACGCTCGTGGACACCTTGCTCCGCGCCAGCGGCAACTTCCGCGAGAACCAGCAGATCGCTGAGCGCGCGATGGACTCCATGGACCTGGAGCGGGAAAAAGGCATCACCATCAAGGCCAAGAACACCTCCGTTCACTGGAACGACCACATCATCAACATTGTGGATACTCCCGGCCACGCCGACTTCGGCGGGGAAGTGGAGCGCGTGATGAAGATGGTGGACGGGGTGATGCTGGTGGTGGATGCGTATGAAGGCCCTCAGGCCCAGACCCGCTTCGTGCTGCGCAAGGCGCTTCAACAGGGCCTGACCCCCATCGTGCTGATCAACAAGATGGACCGGCCGCACATCCAGCCGGAGAAGGTGCATGACAACGTTTTGGAGCTCTTCCTTGAGCTGGAAGCCAGCGAAGAGCAGTTCAACGCCGTGTTCCTGTACGGCAGCGCCCGTGCGGGCTGGGTGAGCGACTCACCCGAAGGTGAGCATCATGCCATGGAGTTCCTCCTGGAGAAGATCGTCAAGCACATCTCCCCTCCCAAGGCTGAACCCGAAGGCTCCTTCGAAATGCTGGTGTCCAACATCGACTGGGACAACTTCGTGGGTCGTGTGGCCATCGGCAAGGTGACCCGTGGCAGCGTGAAGATGGGCGACCGCGTGTACCTCCTGGGCAAGACGCCGGAAGAGTCCGCCAAGGCGATCAAGGTGACCAAGGTGTTCCAGTACACGGGCCTGGGTGTGAGTGAAAACGCCGAAGGCACCGCCGGTGACATTGTGGGCATCAGCGGCTTTGAAGACGTGGATATCGGCCAGACCGTGGCTGGCTCCGCTGATGCGGAAGGTCTGCCCTTCGTGGCCATTGATCCTCCGACGATCGTCATGCAGTTCGCCGTGAACGACGGCCCCCTGGCTGGTCGTGAAGGTGAACACGTGACCTCCCGCAAGATCCGCGAGCGTCTCTTCAAGGAGGCGAAGATGAACGTCTCCATCTCCATCGAAGACACGGACCTCGCCGGTGTGTTCAACGTCAGCGCCCGTGGTGCCATGCAGATCGCGGTGCTCGTGGAGCAGATGCGTCGTGAAGGATTCGAGGTGGTTATTTCCCGTCCGATGGTCATCACGAAGCGTGTGGACGGCGTGCTCTGCGAGCCGTTTGAAACGCTCTATGTGGAAGTGCCGGAAGACTACGTCGGCGGCGTCATGAAGTCCCTGGCCGAGCGCAAGGGGCGCATTGAGGACATGAAGACCCACGCTCATGGCAGCACCCTGGTGGCCACCGTGCCCACCCGCGGCCTGATCGGCTTCGAGTTCGAACTGATGAACCTTTCCAGCGGTCACGGCATTCACAGCCACCTCTTCAAGGAGTACGCACCGCACGCCGGCCCCATGCAGACCCGCAGCACCGGCACCCTCATCAGCACGGAGTCCGGCGAAGCCACCACTTATGCGCTGGACACCATCCAGGTTCGCGGAAAGCTCTTCGTGGCTCCTGGCGACCAGATTTATGACGGCATGATCATCGGGGAGAACCCCCGCATGGACGACCTGCCGGTGAACCCCACCCGCTCCAAGCAGCTCACGAACTTCCGTGCCGCTGGCAACGACAAGAGCGCGGCGCTGCCTCCTCCCATCCGCTTCTCCCTGGAGCGCGCCATCGAGTATGTCGCCCCGGATGAACTGGTGGAAGCCACCCCCAAGAGCATCCGCCTGCGCAAGCGCACGCTGGACTCCACCGTCCGGGCCCGCGAGAAGAAGAAGCTCGAGGCCGAGATGGAAGCGGTGTAA
- the rph gene encoding ribonuclease PH: MPRSDQRTPDQLRNVSFQLDIAPHATGSVLVSFGNTKVICAATIQEEVPRWMKAQGVSGGWLTAEYSMLPYSTLDRKDRDISKGKLDGRSQEIQRLIGRSLRAVVDLEKLGPRTLWIDCDVLQADGGTRTASITGACVASAIAFNRLLEKGVLRQQPLKKKVAAISVGIFRNQALLDLCYEEDRDADVDCNLVMTEDGQFVEIQGSGEESTFSEAQLSAMLTLGKKGIVELCKLQAEVINSAVKSKVADPAPASVSLKAPSLEDAFKKM; encoded by the coding sequence ATGCCTCGTTCTGATCAACGTACCCCCGACCAGCTCCGCAACGTCTCTTTCCAGCTCGACATCGCCCCCCATGCCACGGGTTCGGTGCTGGTATCCTTCGGCAATACGAAGGTGATCTGCGCGGCGACGATTCAGGAGGAGGTGCCCCGCTGGATGAAGGCTCAGGGCGTCTCTGGCGGCTGGCTCACGGCGGAGTACTCCATGCTCCCGTACTCCACGCTGGACCGTAAAGACCGCGACATCAGCAAGGGCAAACTGGACGGCCGCAGCCAGGAGATCCAGCGGCTCATTGGCCGCAGCCTGCGCGCGGTGGTCGATCTTGAGAAGCTCGGGCCGCGCACGCTCTGGATCGATTGCGATGTGCTCCAGGCCGACGGGGGCACCCGCACGGCCTCCATCACCGGGGCTTGTGTGGCGTCAGCCATCGCTTTCAACCGCCTGCTGGAAAAAGGCGTGCTGCGTCAACAGCCCTTGAAGAAGAAGGTGGCCGCCATCAGCGTGGGCATCTTCCGCAATCAGGCGCTCCTGGACCTTTGCTATGAAGAGGACCGCGATGCCGATGTGGACTGCAACCTGGTGATGACCGAAGACGGCCAGTTTGTGGAAATTCAGGGCAGCGGGGAGGAGTCCACCTTCAGCGAGGCCCAGCTCAGTGCCATGCTCACCCTGGGCAAAAAGGGCATTGTAGAACTCTGCAAGCTCCAGGCGGAGGTGATCAACTCCGCGGTTAAATCCAAGGTGGCTGATCCGGCCCCCGCTTCGGTCAGCCTGAAGGCCCCGAGCCTGGAAGACGCCTTCAAGAAGATGTAG
- a CDS encoding ISAs1-like element ISVsp7 family transposase, translated as MTHSLPPQGTLEALRAKFAQIHDPRQAGKVRHRIDEVLIIAFCSTLCDGESYLDMGDFAQSQLSWLQSFLPLKHGAPSHDVFRNVLMAIQPQALLEVLTGWCGDLEGRHIAIDGKALRGTHNAETGRHLVHLLRAWVDDYHLSAGQITCHEKSNEIEAIPRLLESLQLKGATVTIDAMGTQAHIAEQITGAGADYVLALKANHPRAHETVRKHFTEAERLDLSPSHHRKSVTLELSHGRCERREYTITEELDWYHKSWKWAGLQSVAQVRRQVQRSHDGPPLEEVHYFLCSFKADVERLAKLVRGHWSVENRCHWVLDVTFNEDHCQVRDRNAAHNLTILREMVITTLHRHPAKVSLRRKRKLATMDPAFRLQMLGLLHA; from the coding sequence GTGACCCACTCCCTTCCTCCTCAAGGCACTTTGGAAGCCCTCCGGGCCAAATTTGCCCAGATTCATGATCCCCGCCAGGCTGGCAAAGTACGTCATCGCATTGATGAGGTGCTCATCATCGCTTTCTGTTCGACTCTCTGCGATGGCGAAAGCTATTTGGATATGGGGGATTTTGCCCAGAGCCAGCTGTCGTGGCTGCAAAGCTTTCTTCCTCTGAAGCATGGGGCTCCGTCCCACGACGTGTTTCGCAATGTGCTCATGGCCATACAACCGCAGGCCCTGCTTGAGGTGCTCACGGGCTGGTGTGGCGACCTTGAGGGCAGACATATTGCCATAGATGGCAAAGCTCTGCGCGGCACTCACAACGCTGAAACCGGCAGGCACTTGGTCCATTTACTACGGGCCTGGGTGGACGACTACCACCTCAGCGCCGGGCAGATCACCTGCCATGAGAAGAGCAACGAAATTGAGGCCATTCCCCGTCTGCTGGAAAGCCTGCAACTCAAAGGGGCCACCGTCACCATTGATGCCATGGGCACCCAAGCTCACATTGCCGAGCAAATCACCGGGGCAGGGGCCGATTATGTCCTGGCACTCAAGGCCAACCACCCAAGGGCTCATGAGACTGTAAGAAAGCACTTCACGGAAGCCGAGCGCCTGGACCTCAGCCCCTCCCACCATCGCAAAAGCGTGACGCTGGAACTCTCCCACGGGCGCTGTGAAAGACGTGAGTACACCATCACTGAGGAACTTGACTGGTACCACAAGAGCTGGAAATGGGCCGGACTGCAAAGCGTGGCACAGGTGCGCCGCCAGGTGCAGCGCAGCCACGATGGGCCGCCGTTGGAAGAGGTGCACTACTTCCTGTGCAGCTTCAAAGCCGATGTGGAACGCCTTGCCAAACTGGTGCGCGGACACTGGAGTGTTGAAAACCGCTGCCACTGGGTGCTGGATGTGACCTTCAATGAGGACCACTGCCAGGTGAGGGACCGCAACGCGGCCCACAACCTCACCATCCTGCGCGAAATGGTCATCACCACCCTGCACCGGCACCCAGCAAAAGTCAGCCTGCGCAGAAAGCGCAAACTCGCCACCATGGACCCGGCCTTCAGGCTCCAAATGCTAGGCCTCCTTCATGCGTAA
- a CDS encoding GAF domain-containing protein: MSTPFLLPLLETDSPDWQAVLEAVIAEFGCTTGTLHRLDPADGLLKLVAQKGIPPQLLPVVETIPVGKGIAGAAAERREPVELCNLQADLGGVAKEGARQTNVQGSIAVPTLSGGELRGTLGIGKMVPYDFTHEEKENLLAIASEIAERIV; the protein is encoded by the coding sequence ATGTCCACCCCCTTTCTTCTTCCTCTGCTTGAGACCGACTCCCCAGACTGGCAGGCCGTGCTGGAGGCCGTGATTGCGGAATTCGGCTGCACCACCGGGACGCTGCACCGCCTAGACCCGGCAGATGGGTTGTTGAAGCTGGTGGCGCAGAAAGGCATCCCTCCCCAGCTTCTGCCGGTGGTAGAGACGATTCCTGTGGGCAAGGGAATCGCGGGCGCGGCAGCGGAGCGGCGTGAACCGGTGGAACTCTGCAACCTGCAGGCGGATCTGGGCGGTGTGGCCAAGGAGGGCGCGCGGCAGACCAACGTGCAGGGCTCCATCGCTGTTCCCACACTGTCGGGCGGGGAACTGCGCGGCACGCTGGGCATTGGCAAGATGGTGCCGTATGATTTTACCCACGAGGAAAAGGAGAACCTGCTGGCCATTGCCAGCGAGATCGCGGAGCGGATTGTGTAA